In Spirosoma pollinicola, the genomic window TCCTCCGCACCAGGTAGATGGCGCACGGGTAGGCTGGCGCTGGAATCCGCAACATGGCCGCATTGATTTGGGTGCTTATGTTTATGTTGAAGGACAGCGTATAGACTTTAAGGTGGCCGAAGTAGCCCTGAATACGCCTACCAAAATGACCATCAAAATCGACTACACTCGGAAGGTGTATCAGGTACTGGGAGGTAAAACTGTACCCTTCACGCACAACAAGTCGTTTGCCTATAATACCGGCCTTTATTTCGGCGGTAATCAGGTAGCGCCCCACCGCATTCGGGTAAAAATTGTCGACTAAGCGGAGTTAGCGGGACTGTCTATGGCCATTTCTCCTTTCGACCTGATCATACTGCTTGGCGCACTCCAGGGATTTATTCTGGCCACGCTCCTATGGGTTAGCCGGAAAGGCAACCGCTTGTCGAATCGGTTGCTGGCTACCGTGATTGGCCTACTGGCGCTCATGAGTCTGGCCATAGCCATCCCAATTTATAATCGCTGGGTGAGCTTTGCGCTGGATTTCCTGCCGCTCATTAACGCGATGCCGCTGAGGCCGCTACTCTATTTTTATACTAAATCCCTGCTTGATCCAGGGTTCCGGCTCGGTCGGGCGGAACGAATTCAACTCTACCCGGTCATCCTGGATTGGGGTTCAAAATTTATTGGCTGGACTTTTCTCGGCGGATTATTTCTCGGTTTGGTGCCCCAATCCGATGGTCCGGCCTGGGGGCATGTGATGAACGAATACGACACCTATACCGATATTCCCCGATGGCTGTCGATGACGATTTATCTGGGTCTGACCAGCCAACTATTACGCCAGCCTGCACCCGCCGATACGGTTCTGAAAGCACAGGGGAAGCAGCCAAATCTACGCTGGTTTCGGCAGTTTATCCGAGTCATCCTGTTTTTTCAGGTACTATGGCTCATTCATTTGGTACCTTACATTATTCCAGACACCCGGTCGGCCTGGCTGGATCAGTTTGGCTGGTATCCTATTTACATTCCCATTGCCATCATGATTTACTGGATGGGTTTGCAAGGGTATCTGCATGCCCGAAATAGTCCGGCAGAAGGTTTATCAGAAAAAGTAACAACTACGTTTATACCCGCCGAAACCGTTGATAAGGCGATTCAATCCTTAACAGCTGCCATGCAAACCGACAAGCTCTACCTCGACCCGGAACTGACCGTCGAGAAAGTTGGCCGACATGTGCAGTTACCGCCAAAAACGGTTTCGTTTGTCCTGAACCAGTATGTGAAGAAAAGCTTCAATGCCTTTGTGAATGACTATCGGATCGAGGCTGTGAAGCAGCAACTGACCAATCCCGCCAACGAACACCTGACGCTAACAGGCATCGCACTGGAATGCGGATTCAATTCACAGGCTACCTTTCAGCGGGCGTTTAAACAGGCAACGGGCCAATCGCCCAAACAATACATCGAGCAGCAGGCAGCAGCTTCCTAAGACATTTCGTATGGGCAGGTATGGGTCAAACGCCATATCTTGGAGATATGGCGTTTGACCCATACCCTAGTACTCTTCCAAATTAATTCTTACATCAATTCGACTTATTAACCGGATTGACTTGCTCGTACCACCGATTGAGTTTGTCTTCAGCCGTAGCCACCGTAAAACTCCAGTGTACTCTAACCGCCCGCTTGTTGCGTTCATCCGTCCACAATTCGACTTGGCGAGTTAATTCTTCCAAACTACCAATCCGCCGGTTCAGGCATTGGCGGGCTAAAGCCGAAAACTCAATCTCGGCCATATTGAGCCAAGAGCCATGTTTGGGCGTAAAGTGAAACACTAGTTTGCCGCTCAACAACCGGGCCTGAGCCAACGGCAAATGCTCATAAAACGAGCCGTACTTATGCGTATTTAGGTTGTCCTGTATCAAATCAATATAGTCAACATCAGCATAATAGGTTGCGATGATATATTGCATAAACTGGGCGTAATCCGCTTTTGTACGCTGCTCTCGGGTCTGCGTGTAACGTATACCCTTGTCTAAATCGTAAGCCAGCAACACAACACTCGTTCCTTGTCGGACATATTCATTATCCTCTTTGGCAGCCTTACCAGGCTTAACGGCGATGGGAGCCACCACATCGTCAAGCAACTGGCAGGGACGCTCGTCAAAACAAATCCGTGCCCGCTTCGATTGATTAGGATGGGTGTAAATCCTGAGGACATCTTCCAGTTTAGCCAGATACTCCCCGTCTATCTGCCCAATGCACCATTGCTTTTTGAGCCAGGGCTTAAGCTTACTTTTTTTAGGGCTAAGCGTACTGACTCATCATCAATGTGAATCTCGAGTTTGACTAAGCGTTCATTAATCAGGGCCGCTGTCCAACGAGTACGCCCATCAGGAGCCTCACTACAAGCAATTTGAGTGATGTGGGCCTCCACTTGAGAGGTCACTTTTCGGGGTTGGCCGGGTCGGGCTTTCTCCCCAATGGCTCGTTGCAAACCCGCTTGCTGATAGCGTTTACGCAAGTTGAAGACCGTGGCCAGACTGATGCCCAATGATTGGCTAATCTGTAGCGGGTGCTGCCCCTGATGAGAAAACTGCAAGGCTCTGGCTCGGGTCAACTTACGGGCAGCGTCTTTCCCTTTGCGAACGAGTTGGTCAAGTGTTGTGAGATCGGCTTCCGACAGCACAAACGGTTTAGCGATTTGGCCCATGTCGGAAAGATAAATATTTTTATCTAACCATTAATTTGGAAGAGTACTAGCCTGTTTTGGTCTAAAAATCAATATGTCATGAAAGCCATCGGCTGTCTTTTCCTTTCGTTCCTGTTTTCGTTTAATGGCCACGCCCAGCCCGCCATCGACTCGCTGAAAACCCGGGTTCTGCAACCGTCTGCTATGCAGGCCGATTTTCGCTACCTCCGCAAACTGCTGGAAGAAACGCATCCGGGTTTATATCGCTACACGCCAAAAGCAATCATGCAGGCTAAGCTGGATAGTATTGATCACACGCTGACAAAACCACTTCCGTTTTATAATTTTTACCGGACAATTGAAGCCCTTATGGCCGACATCCGCTGCGCCCATACGTATGCATTACCGGAGAAAAACTGGCGCAATCAATTCAATAAGATCCAGAGAACGAACCCATTTTTTATCTGGACCACTCAACAACGCTTCTTCGTACTGATGAACGGCACGACCGACCAAACCATTAAATCCGGTTTTGAGCTACTTAGCATCAACGGACAGCCGATGGACGACATCCGGCGGCAAATGGACCGATACCATTGGGCCGATGGTTATATCCAGTCATCGAAAAGTCAGATGCGGGGTGAATTTTTTGACTTGTTCTATTATTGGTTCGTTGGCCAGCCGGATACGTTTTCGCTTAAATTTCGCAGTTTGACCGGCGACACCGTTCAGGTGAATGCCGAAGCAAAACCCTATCGCGAGTCGTTGCGGCAAATGCTCAAAAATCCGGTCAACAAGCAAATGGTAGCCTGGTATGTTAACAAAAAACAGAAACACCCCTGGCGCCTGTCGTTCCCCGATACGCTGGCGAACACCGCTATTCTTCGGTTTGATGAATTTGGTGGCAAGGGAGCAAAGAACAGTACGGAAGCCGTGACCGTCTTTCGGGCCTTTATGGATAGGAGCCTGGCTAAACTCGAAAAGCAGCGAACAAAGCATCTGGTTATTGATGTCAGAGGCAATACGGGTGGGTGGGACAGTCAGGGTATCGAGTTGTTCACCTATCTGATGAAAACGGATTTAGCCGTACCCTATCACACTCGCCAGCATAGCATTAGCGATGGCACTAGTGGAAGCGAGTTTATCCAATTTTCGGACCTCTCCGAAGCCAACCGCAAAAACATAAAGAACGAGTTGATACCTGAAGCCGATGGTACGTTTACCCTTAAACAGGCCAGTGACACTGATTCGACGGGCCGAACTCCCAAACGATATACCCCTAAGCCCAATCGGTTCAAGGGACAGGTTTATGTGCTGATGAATGGAGAAAGTGCCTCAACGGCATCGGAGTTTCTGGCGGTTGCTCATGCCAACAACGTGGGGGTGTTTATCGGTACGGAATCCGGTGGCGCGTATGAAGGGGGTAATGGGGGTAGTTTTATTACCCTTGAGCTGCCCAGGTCAGGTATACAGGTAACAACACCGCTGGTGTATTACAACAATGCCGTACCTGAACCGAAGCTGAAAGGGCGCGGCACACTGCCGGATTACTACGTGCCCGTTACAATAAATGATTTGCTGATGCACACCGATTCACAATTTAATTTCGTCGTGACCTTGATTCGGAAGCAACCTCAATGAATTTCGCTGACACTGACCTGCGATGGCGGCCGCCGTGGATGCGGCTACCGGATTCCGAAACCCACCCGCCGGACGCATAATCTGGTGAATGCCATCCGGCGGGGCGAGCGGGTATTTGCCAGTTAATGAACACGATGAGCCTGATGGATAACTAATTGATAATCTGACAAATATCAAGAGCGGATGCCCCGTCGTTTTATGGTTTCGTATGACGTTTATCGGTAACGAACGGTATAATTGCGCACAAAAAACGTTTATTCTGTTTGGGTACTGCCTGGCGGGCATTTACCTGATTCAATAGCACAATAGACACCAACTTGTTCCTATCGGTAACCTGCTTTACTTTATGCATATTTTCGAGATCCTTTACCACGAATTCATCGGTTTCTGGGGGTATGATCAACTTTGGAAAATCATTCAGACGCAGAACTACGAAGCCCTGCTGACGCAAAAGGGGATTCAGGCTTTTTTGAGGCCGGTCCTTCCAGTACTCCTGTTGATTGAAATCATTCGGGGTCTGTTCCACCAACGTTACTCACACGCTCAATACAAAATTTCGCTGTTTACGTATATTCTGAATCGCTTTATTTCCAGTTTTCTTTCTATCGCGATGGTCGCTTTCTGCATTGGCTTTTTTGAGCCTTATGCATTGTTCAAGACGACCCTTAGCTGGTACTGGTTTATTTATGGCTATGTGGTTTGGGAACTGGCTCATTTTGTCTACCATTATTTTGGGCATAAAGTCCGGCTCTTCTGGTGCCTGCACTCCACACACCATGCCCCCGAATACATGAATCTGTCGGTAACCTATGCCCACTTCTTTCTGGAAGCACCCTACGCCGACATTATCCGAACCACCATCTGTATCCTGCTGGGCGTAAATCCTCCCTTGCTTTTCCTCATTATGTTCATCGACGGAACTTGGGGGTCATTCATCCATATTGGCGAGAACCTGCTCAAAGACGGGCGGCTGGGTTTCCTGAACAGAGTTATCCTTACGCCATCGCATCACCGCGTACATCATGCCCGCAATCCGCTCTATATGGACACGAACTTCTGTAACCTGCTCAATATTTGGGACAAGGCATTTGGCACGTTACAGGATGAAAAGCAACAGGTAGACATTGAGTATGGCATCAGCCGACCCATGAAAAAAGGTGATTTTCTCGATGCTTATTTTGGGGAGATCGTTGCTTTAGGAAAAGACGTGTATGCTGCTCCCGGCATCAAAAACAAAATACTCTATGTCTTCATGCCGCCCGGATGGAGCCATACCGGCGACCACAAAACGGCCACTGTCGTAAAAGCTGAGTATGTTAAAGAGCATAAGCAGGCCCTTCGTCTGGAAGGCCAACCTTAACCTTAGTCCAATTTTATTGGTTAGGTAATGACTCATTTCCTGTTTACTCATGGCTCATTACGTACACCTTCACGACTGGCCTACCGGACCGGTAGAACGTCTCTCCACCGAAGCGGTCCTCCTGCAAAATCGACTGCGCGATCAAGTTCGCATTGAACCGTTGACCAAAACGCCCGAAACCATTGCGGGCTGCGATATATCATTCAACAAGTTTGAGGAAACCGTGTATGCGGGCATTGTGGTGCTGCGGCTCGATACCCTCGAAACCATTGAAGAAGCGGGCGTGGTGAGCACAGCCCCGTTTCCTTACATTCCGGGCCTGCTGTCGTTTCGCGAGATTCCGTCTCTGCTCGAAGCCTGGCAGAAACTCAAAATCGAACCCGATGTGGTCATGTTCGACGGCCACGGTACGGCTCACCCGCGCCGGATTGGCATTGCCTCACACGCAGGCCTGTTCCTCAACCGACCAACGTTTGGTTGCGGCAAATCGGTGCTGGTGGGCAAGTACGACGAACCGGCACCGGAGCGCGGCAACTGGTCGCCCATGACGCACTATCGGGAAGTAATTGGAGCGGCTTTGCGAACGAAGAATAAAGTCAATCCGGTCTATGTCTCGCCGGGGCATTTGATTGACCTGGAAACCGCCATCGCGCTAACACTTCAGTGCAATGGCGGCTATCGTATTCCCGAACCCACCCGCCGGGCGCACAATCTGGTGAATGCGCTCCGGCGGGGAGAACAGGGTGATCTGAGTAAGCTTTAAAACGACAAACGCCATTTCTTCAAGAAATGGCGTTTGTCGTTTTAAAGCTTCTGCAAAAACATCGTTTTTAACACCATCACTGTTTTTTCGACTTTACCTTCAATTTCTTCGGCATCGTCGGTCAAACGGATATTCTTGACAACGGTTCCTCGTTTCAGGGTTGAAGATGAACCTCTTACCTTTAAATCCTTGATTAATTTTACGGAATCCCCTTCAGCAAGGATTGTTCCGTTACTGTCTTTTGCGTCCATTTAGGTTATGTGTTGGTGGTTTCGCGCAAAGGTACGCAAATTGTCAGGCTTGACAGAGATGAGCACAAAGACAGCTTCTCCTCAATAACTGTGTTCCTCCAGCTTTACCTTGCCGCGAAAGGTCCAGAACATAAATACCGTGTAGGTGCCCACCAATGGCATACCGATAAAGGCAAACAGTAACATCGTCCGCAATGACCCATCCGACGAAGCGGCTTCGTAAATGCTGATATGCCCCCTCGGATCAATATTTGACAGCACCAGATTCGGGTACAGACCCATTGCAAATAGGATGAGCAGCAGGGCCGTGGTGATGGCCGACGACACGAACCCTCGCCGGTATTGCCGCTTCTCAATGCTCCGGCGAATATTCAGCACAATCAACACGGCGGTAATGGGCAGCACAAACAAGATCGGATAGTTCTTGAAGATAGCCGTCATATGTGGCACATAGATCAGCGTGGCCAGCGAGGTGGCCATGAAACACAGAATGAAGAATTTGCTGGTGTTGTTGGCAATGATGGTCAGGCGGGTAAAAATCCGGTCTTCGGTTTTCATGATCAGGTACATGGCCCCGTGCATCATGAACAGCGACAGCACCGTTACGGCAATCAGCAGTGCATAGGGATTGAAAAAATCACGCAGCCGACCCACAAATTCGTGGTTGGCATTGAGCGGAATACCCTGAATCAGATTGCCCAGAATTAGGCCCAGAAGTAACGAAATGACAATGCTGGACAGACAAAACGAAATGTCCCATAGTTTGCGCCACCATTTCATTTCTTCCTTGCTTCGAAACTCGATGGAAATAGCCCGGAAAATAATAGCCACCAGAAACAGAATAAACGGCAGGTAAAACACCGACAGAATGGTGCCGTACACCAGCGGAAAAGCCGCAAACAACGACCCGGCTCCAATCACGAGCCAGACTTCATTACCATCCCAAACCGGCCCAATCGCGTTGAGCGCAATCCGCCGACTATCTTCTTTCCGAAAGAACAAATGAATAGCCCCGGCCCCCAGGTCGAAGCCATCTAAAATACCATACCCGCTGATCAGCGCACCAATTAGCAAAAACCACCAGGTAGGAAGATCAATACCAAGAACAGTATCCATGAGTGAAAGAGCGAAAGAATGAATAGCGAAAGAGCGAATGGTGAAAGAGTGGCTGACGTATTAGGTTCTGGCGCGTCAGCCACTCTTTCACTCTTTCGCTCTTTAGTTAAGTACTGGGTTCATGCGGGAAGACGACTCTCCTTGATCCGAATGCACATCCGGCCCGTGCTGGATTTTCTTGTTCAGCAAGTACAGGAATAGGGCGAACAGCATCATGTAAACAAAGGTGAACAGGATGAGCGAAGCCAGTACATGTTCGGCCTTGACCGCCTGCGAAAGGGCGTTGGATGTTCGCAGCAGACCATATACTACCCACGGTTGCCGGCCTACCTCAGCTGTGTACCAACCTACTTGGTTGGCAATTTGCGGGAGCAATACCGAAAACACGAAAACGACCATCAGCCAGCGCGTTTCGAAAAGCTTTTTCCGATAAAGCATGTATAGCCCAAACAGCGTTAACGCAATCAGTGCCATACCGATAGAGATCATCAGGTGGTAGGTCTGAAACACAAAGTTGAGTGCTGTCGGGCGGTTTTCGGGCTTGATACTGTTCAGGCCGGGAATGGGCGCGTTTATATCCTGATGCACCAGTAACGACAACCCACCGGGAATTTTAATGCCTGTCGTTTTTTGTGTTTTAGCATCGACCCAACCCATCAGGTACATATCGGCGGGGGCGAGTTTATCGAAATGTCCTTCCATAGCAGCCAGTTTGGCGGGTTGGTATTTGGTCACGACCTCCGCCGATTTACTACCCGTAAACAACTGCGCCAGAGCAGAAACAGCCGCAATCCAGAGCGCGATCCGGAAGGCTGTCTGGGCGTGAACAACGTACTTTTTCTTCAGCACATACCACGCACTCACGCTCAGCACCAGAAACGAACCCGCCAGCAGGGCACCAATCAGCACGTGCGAATACCGTTCCAGTGAGGAGGGATTGAAAACCATCGCCCAAAAATCGGTTACGATGGCACGCGCCTGCATACCCTTGCCTTCAATGCGGTAGCCCGATGGTGTTTGCTGCCACGAATTGGCGACCACAATCCAGAGTGCCGAAAAAATAGAGCCCAGCGCCACCAGAACGGTCGCCATAAAATGCACGCGCGGGCTCACCTTATTCCAGCCAAAGAGCAGAATACCGAGAAACGCCGATTCCAGCGCAAACGCAAAGATGCCCTCTGCCGCCAGCGCCGATCCAAAAATATCGCCAACGTAGCGCGAGTACGTAGCCCAGTTGGTACCAAACTCAAACTCCATAACGATACCCGTGGCAACGCCAATGCCGAAAATCAACGCAAATATTTTGACCCAAAACTTAGTCAGTTCTTCGTAGACCTTGTTTTTTGTCTTGAGATACATGCCCTCCATCACCACCAGGCACACGCCAAGGCCAATGCTCAGGGGCGGGTAGATGTAATGAAAGGCGATGGTGAAAGCGAACTGGATTCGGGAGAGAATCTCGACATCAAGCGGTGAACTATTGCCCATAACTGTCGTGATAGGGGGCGAACAACTATCGGTCGAAAGGTACAACCGGAATGCACATCATAGACGTTATAGAAATAGATTTTGCTAAAAATTAACTCAAGCTGCAAGAGTAGTAATTGCATTAACTTTTGATGAATAGTTGTTGTCGGTAAACGGCAAAGGAGTACATTCAATTAATTGATAAATCAATCCTGTTTCCTGTGCAGCCCACTCGTTTGCCGTCGTTTTCAGACCACCTCAGAAATTACACCATTGCGTTTTACCAGACCCAGCGAAACGCGTTTGTGATCATCATTACGCTGCTCCTTTCGCTGTATATCCTGACCGTTCCCGATCAGGCGTCCGATATGATCAATGCCGTTATTGACGACGGTGTTTTCCATAGTCTGTTCCAGTATATTCTGCTGAGTACGTTTGTCTGGAGCTGGATCGTATATGGCTGTACCCGCATGATCCTGCATATTTCGCCCGTTGGGCTTCGACTCAACAAAGAATGTGATTTGCTGCTGCGGTGGCTCCCTAAACTTGGTGGCGTTATTCCGGCTCTGATTCTGGCTTATGCGTTCTGGAAATCCGACCGCTGGCAGCCGTATTTGCTGATACTCGAAAGCGGCCTGATGCTGACGCAGTTTCTTTTGGCAGAACGTTATCTACCCGTTTTTAAACTACCCGAACAATGGCGGTTCTCAGACCGATACACCAATTTTA contains:
- a CDS encoding alkylphosphonate utilization protein — translated: MDAKDSNGTILAEGDSVKLIKDLKVRGSSSTLKRGTVVKNIRLTDDAEEIEGKVEKTVMVLKTMFLQKL
- the cydB gene encoding cytochrome d ubiquinol oxidase subunit II; its protein translation is MDTVLGIDLPTWWFLLIGALISGYGILDGFDLGAGAIHLFFRKEDSRRIALNAIGPVWDGNEVWLVIGAGSLFAAFPLVYGTILSVFYLPFILFLVAIIFRAISIEFRSKEEMKWWRKLWDISFCLSSIVISLLLGLILGNLIQGIPLNANHEFVGRLRDFFNPYALLIAVTVLSLFMMHGAMYLIMKTEDRIFTRLTIIANNTSKFFILCFMATSLATLIYVPHMTAIFKNYPILFVLPITAVLIVLNIRRSIEKRQYRRGFVSSAITTALLLILFAMGLYPNLVLSNIDPRGHISIYEAASSDGSLRTMLLFAFIGMPLVGTYTVFMFWTFRGKVKLEEHSY
- a CDS encoding sterol desaturase family protein: MHIFEILYHEFIGFWGYDQLWKIIQTQNYEALLTQKGIQAFLRPVLPVLLLIEIIRGLFHQRYSHAQYKISLFTYILNRFISSFLSIAMVAFCIGFFEPYALFKTTLSWYWFIYGYVVWELAHFVYHYFGHKVRLFWCLHSTHHAPEYMNLSVTYAHFFLEAPYADIIRTTICILLGVNPPLLFLIMFIDGTWGSFIHIGENLLKDGRLGFLNRVILTPSHHRVHHARNPLYMDTNFCNLLNIWDKAFGTLQDEKQQVDIEYGISRPMKKGDFLDAYFGEIVALGKDVYAAPGIKNKILYVFMPPGWSHTGDHKTATVVKAEYVKEHKQALRLEGQP
- a CDS encoding S41 family peptidase, with translation MKAIGCLFLSFLFSFNGHAQPAIDSLKTRVLQPSAMQADFRYLRKLLEETHPGLYRYTPKAIMQAKLDSIDHTLTKPLPFYNFYRTIEALMADIRCAHTYALPEKNWRNQFNKIQRTNPFFIWTTQQRFFVLMNGTTDQTIKSGFELLSINGQPMDDIRRQMDRYHWADGYIQSSKSQMRGEFFDLFYYWFVGQPDTFSLKFRSLTGDTVQVNAEAKPYRESLRQMLKNPVNKQMVAWYVNKKQKHPWRLSFPDTLANTAILRFDEFGGKGAKNSTEAVTVFRAFMDRSLAKLEKQRTKHLVIDVRGNTGGWDSQGIELFTYLMKTDLAVPYHTRQHSISDGTSGSEFIQFSDLSEANRKNIKNELIPEADGTFTLKQASDTDSTGRTPKRYTPKPNRFKGQVYVLMNGESASTASEFLAVAHANNVGVFIGTESGGAYEGGNGGSFITLELPRSGIQVTTPLVYYNNAVPEPKLKGRGTLPDYYVPVTINDLLMHTDSQFNFVVTLIRKQPQ
- the nfi gene encoding deoxyribonuclease V (cleaves DNA at apurinic or apyrimidinic sites) is translated as MAHYVHLHDWPTGPVERLSTEAVLLQNRLRDQVRIEPLTKTPETIAGCDISFNKFEETVYAGIVVLRLDTLETIEEAGVVSTAPFPYIPGLLSFREIPSLLEAWQKLKIEPDVVMFDGHGTAHPRRIGIASHAGLFLNRPTFGCGKSVLVGKYDEPAPERGNWSPMTHYREVIGAALRTKNKVNPVYVSPGHLIDLETAIALTLQCNGGYRIPEPTRRAHNLVNALRRGEQGDLSKL
- a CDS encoding helix-turn-helix domain-containing protein; the encoded protein is MGQIAKPFVLSEADLTTLDQLVRKGKDAARKLTRARALQFSHQGQHPLQISQSLGISLATVFNLRKRYQQAGLQRAIGEKARPGQPRKVTSQVEAHITQIACSEAPDGRTRWTAALINERLVKLEIHIDDESVRLALKKVSLSPGSKSNGALGR
- a CDS encoding cytochrome ubiquinol oxidase subunit I, which encodes MGNSSPLDVEILSRIQFAFTIAFHYIYPPLSIGLGVCLVVMEGMYLKTKNKVYEELTKFWVKIFALIFGIGVATGIVMEFEFGTNWATYSRYVGDIFGSALAAEGIFAFALESAFLGILLFGWNKVSPRVHFMATVLVALGSIFSALWIVVANSWQQTPSGYRIEGKGMQARAIVTDFWAMVFNPSSLERYSHVLIGALLAGSFLVLSVSAWYVLKKKYVVHAQTAFRIALWIAAVSALAQLFTGSKSAEVVTKYQPAKLAAMEGHFDKLAPADMYLMGWVDAKTQKTTGIKIPGGLSLLVHQDINAPIPGLNSIKPENRPTALNFVFQTYHLMISIGMALIALTLFGLYMLYRKKLFETRWLMVVFVFSVLLPQIANQVGWYTAEVGRQPWVVYGLLRTSNALSQAVKAEHVLASLILFTFVYMMLFALFLYLLNKKIQHGPDVHSDQGESSSRMNPVLN
- a CDS encoding IS630 family transposase, which produces MGQIDGEYLAKLEDVLRIYTHPNQSKRARICFDERPCQLLDDVVAPIAVKPGKAAKEDNEYVRQGTSVVLLAYDLDKGIRYTQTREQRTKADYAQFMQYIIATYYADVDYIDLIQDNLNTHKYGSFYEHLPLAQARLLSGKLVFHFTPKHGSWLNMAEIEFSALARQCLNRRIGSLEELTRQVELWTDERNKRAVRVHWSFTVATAEDKLNRWYEQVNPVNKSN
- a CDS encoding helix-turn-helix domain-containing protein; this translates as MAISPFDLIILLGALQGFILATLLWVSRKGNRLSNRLLATVIGLLALMSLAIAIPIYNRWVSFALDFLPLINAMPLRPLLYFYTKSLLDPGFRLGRAERIQLYPVILDWGSKFIGWTFLGGLFLGLVPQSDGPAWGHVMNEYDTYTDIPRWLSMTIYLGLTSQLLRQPAPADTVLKAQGKQPNLRWFRQFIRVILFFQVLWLIHLVPYIIPDTRSAWLDQFGWYPIYIPIAIMIYWMGLQGYLHARNSPAEGLSEKVTTTFIPAETVDKAIQSLTAAMQTDKLYLDPELTVEKVGRHVQLPPKTVSFVLNQYVKKSFNAFVNDYRIEAVKQQLTNPANEHLTLTGIALECGFNSQATFQRAFKQATGQSPKQYIEQQAAAS